Part of the Methanolobus chelungpuianus genome is shown below.
CTTTTACCTCTTCCTCGGCTTCCTCTTCCACCCATCTCTCGATTATCGGGTGCTTCTTCTCCTTGAGGAAGTTCCTGAGAGCCTCGATATCCTTGACATCCTCTTCCGTGGCTATCTTGTCGCGCAGGTCTTCGGGAATGTCCTGGAATATCTTTTCCTTGAGCATCTTTGGCATCCATACGACCCTGTTCCAGCCGCCGTCAGCCTGGATGAACTTGGGTGAGCGGAAGTAGTTGATACCGATTCCAAGGAAGCCCACGACCTGCTTTCCGCCGCCGGTCTGTCCTGCCATTGTGGAGAACTGGAGGCCGTTGGGTGCCGTGCCTGCAAAGTCCCTGTCCACCCAGCCGATTGCATCGACTTCGGGAATATAGAATCCGACAACCTCAAAGCAGCCGCAGGAGGTGTGCGGGTATTCCAGGAACGAGTGCAGCTTGATGCGGTCATATTCGCCGCTTGACAATTTCTTTGCGAACTCGTTCACGCCGGAGTACTCTCCGGATTCTGCGTCAAGGAGCTCTCCCTTGGGGATGGCGAACTGAGGCCCCTCAGGATCCACCTTTGCTGCCGCCCTGCCGTCGAACCAGTTGATGGCACCACAGAGGGATATCCTGTCAGGGGTCACCACACATACGTTGGTGGGTGCGAAGGATGCACACAATGTGCAGCCGTAGAATGTGTCAACATCCTCATCGTGCAGGCCGCGGGTCCTTTCGTCCCTCGCCTTGTAGACGGCCCTGGCGTTGTCGACCTGTTTCTCAACCTCTGCCATGTCGGTGATATAGGTTGCCTCGACCTTCTCTATGAAGGGGAGCTCGTTCTTGAAGAGCATCATTACGGCTTTTGCGATCTGCTCAAAGGAGTTCATCCCCTTGCCGACGGCTTCCTTGCCTATCCTTATCCACACATCGTCCCTCTGGTTGAGGTGCATCATGCCCTGGATATAGTTCTGAAATTCGTGGTTCCTTCTCTCCACAATGGACTCAAGGTCTGCCTCCACAAGTTCGCCAGCGATCTTATAGACCATGGCAAAGGGATGTCTTGATCCCTCTTCCATATCCTTGAGGTCGGGCCCTATAAGTGTGAACCTGCCGTCCTCAACTTCCTCCATAGGTGCGGCCCGTACAAGCTCGAAACCCTTGGACTTAGGACCTGCAAGTTCAACATGCATACCTTCTTTTCTTATTCTCTCTCCCTCGAACATAGGAGAGATCTCAAAAGGAAATTCATCTGCCATGATTAGTTCTCCGCGTTTCACATCAAATGGTTATAGATTCTCAATAAATTCATCAAGCGCCTCAACATGCACTTCAGGCTTCAGGTTACCAAAGGACAGGGTCGCATTCTGCATGAAATGCCTCTCTATCGCGATGGTCTTCAGGTCCGAGAAGTTCTTGAAGCCGGAAAGTACCTGGTCCAGGTAATATTTCTTGTGCCCAAGGAAGACTATCATATCATATGAACCCTGCCCGTCAAATCCCTTCCAGTTCTTGTCCCCGAGGTAATGGGCCAGTGCATGGATGTTGATGTATTTTGCATTCACGTCCTTGCCGTGGAAGACTGTAATTGAGTGGCCGGTCGCAGCTATCTGCACGCCCTTCTTTCCAATAGCAACGGCTCTCTGTGCAAGCTGCTCGTTGTCAACGATCTCAGCACCGGCTACCAGAAGTGGCCTCTTTGCTTTTGAGACCATCTTGGCGGCTACATTGGGGTTGACCGGCTTTGCGGTCTTTCTGCCCCATGTGGTATAGACAAGTGTGTTCTTGGTTGCGTCTACCATCTTCAGCACTCTCCCTTGCACAGCCTCTTAAGGTTGGTAGGCTGGGCCGAAACATCGGACTTCATGGTCGGGCCGGATATTATCTTCTTCCTCTTCCAGTCGATCTCCCAGCCGTGTTCCTTCTCAAGTATCTTAAGGAGCTCTTCACGCTTTGCCAGCGGAAGGTCCGTCTCCGTCCTGACGAACCTATGCCAGTCGTCTGGCATCTGGCCAAGGTACTTCTGGCTGAGTTCTATATAATGGGTCAGCTTGATCATTCTTCCCATGTTGTTGTCAGACGGGCGTATGCAGTTCTTTGCAAGCATGGGCATAAGCTCCTCGACAGTCTCAACTGTTGTAAGCATGAACTCCGGAGATGCGGGTATGGGCAGGGTCTCACCATTCCTTGCATCATAGAGCTTCCAGTGCTCTTCCTCATACGGTTTGCCTATAAGTGCTCTCCTGTACTTCGAGCCATGCGGTCCGACAACCACAGGGATTCCCAGCCTGTTGCAGCCGGTTCCAATGGCGACGGCTTTCTGGGAGTAAGCACCCCAGGCGACACCGACAGCACCTATACGGTTCATTATGTAGTCGGCTATCTCCTCATAGTTGCCTGTGATATTGCGCTGGGCAAAGATGGCTGCGACCTTGATGGCTGTTCCGCTGATATGTGAGTTGGAGACACAGGAGCCTACGTTGATGAGGTTGCCTCCGAGGAACTTGGCAGGATACCTCTCATAGAGTGTCTTGCCTTCCTCGTCCTTGTACATTCCCAGGTCCATTGCAGAGCAGCCTGACGTGACCATGATGTAGTTCCTCTTGAGCATTTCCTCGGCAAGCCTGTAAAGGTCCTTGGTGCCCTCCGGGTAGTTGGAGCAGCCTACAAGAGCGATAATGCCCGGTGTTGTTCCCATGACAAGGTTGACACCTTCCTGCCTGATCTCCGGGTCGCTTATCTGTCCCCTGCCGGAGCGTACTATGCCCTTCTCCTGGCTGATCACCTTCTGGGAAGCCTTCTCGATGACATCCAGAACAGGTATGTCCTTGGGGCAGTCCTGGTCGCACCTTCCGCATGCCACACAATGATCGTGAAGGATCTCGAACTTTGTCAGGTCTCCCTCTGCACAGGCTTTCATTGCGTCCATTATCCCGAGGTTGTTCGGGCAGACAAGTTCGCATGCGCCGCAGTGAACGCACTTAGCAGCCAATGCTGTCAATTCTTCATCGCTTGGGAGTGCTTTGATGCCCTTTTCCTTGCGTATGGGGGCCACCTTCAACGCAAGTCTTGGAGCAACCTCGCCAACCAGATCAAGGTCAAGTATCAGTGCACCTGCTTCCTTGCCGCTTGCAAGATCCTCTATGATCGCATCAGCCTTGTCCTTTGAGCGGTTACGCAGGCCGTACATGATCTTCTCGTTGGTGGTGATGACCGGTATTGAGAGCCTCTTTGCCTCCTCGAGCACATCTGCCCTGACACACTGTTCATCAACAACGATCACATCAGGGATGCCGGAGCGTATCATCTTGAGTTCCTTTGCCAGGGTTCCCACTACCTTTGCGTAGGGCTTGCCTCCCTTGTCCATCTGGTAGCGGATCATATCGATAGCTGTACAGCACAGGCCGCCCAGTTCTATCTTGTCGGAGAGGTTGTTCTCATGCATGTAATCTATCATGTTGGCAACACCGGCTACGTTGTGTCCGATAACAAGCAGCACCGGTTTGGCTGCATCTATGCATCCCATGCCTATCTCTGCCAGCGGTGCATCAGGGTCGGACTTCGGCATTCCCAGGCAGGACACCTGTGCGAGGTCCGATATCTCCATGCCCACATGGTCAAGCATTCCACCGTGCATTGCCTTGGATTCGAAATCGATGGCTGCGCCTTCCTGTCCCATGTGGACGGTTGCAAGCAGCTGTGTAAGTTGCTCTTCCACATACTCGATCGCCTCTTCCAGGTCACCCAGGGTCTTTGGCTTGATGCCGGTAACCATCTGTACGTTAGGTGCAAGCAGGTTTGATGGTCCCAGGTCAAGGGGGTGGTCGCGTCCGTAGCGTTCTATAAGATAGTGCAGGAGATGTCTCCCATGTCCGGAGTGAGCAGCAGCACCGGTGATTACCCTGAGCAGGAACTCGCGGGACTGGTGGGCTCCAAGATTTATGCCACAGGCTCCTTCCTTGTTTCCTCCCAGGTCGCACTTCCCGAAGGTACAGTAGCAACACTGGTCACACATAGGGGTATATACAGGCTGGTAGCGGGAAAGTACCTGGTGGTCCCAATCTCTCAGTCCGGAGACTCCCGGTTTCGGGGTTGGTCCCATATCGCCTTCTTCCTCCACTTTCTTTTCTATGGCACCGACTATCTTGCCGATGGTGATCTGAACATTTTCCAGGTCTTCTATGGAAAAGTGCCCGGTTGATATCTTGCTCATTATATCTTCTTCTCCTGTATGCGTGTTATTAATCAGTATAATCGTGCGAGAAAATGTTAAAATCCACTCCGCGCGTAATAAATTGAAACTGTTTTGTAGGGGTTTGTAACAATACTATCTTATATAAACGTTTCTGCAATCTATAACGATTATTTATGATAGAGTGTTGTAGTTCTACATCATTAGAGAAATAATCAATAATAATTGTTTTGGCCCAAGGGGGATAGGTGATTTTCCCATATAAGGCTTCCGATATTTATCATGATTATTCTTGATACTCAGTGACACGCTTTTCCTTTTATCCGGGAAATAGTTT
Proteins encoded:
- the cdhC gene encoding CO dehydrogenase/CO-methylating acetyl-CoA synthase complex subunit beta, which produces MADEFPFEISPMFEGERIRKEGMHVELAGPKSKGFELVRAAPMEEVEDGRFTLIGPDLKDMEEGSRHPFAMVYKIAGELVEADLESIVERRNHEFQNYIQGMMHLNQRDDVWIRIGKEAVGKGMNSFEQIAKAVMMLFKNELPFIEKVEATYITDMAEVEKQVDNARAVYKARDERTRGLHDEDVDTFYGCTLCASFAPTNVCVVTPDRISLCGAINWFDGRAAAKVDPEGPQFAIPKGELLDAESGEYSGVNEFAKKLSSGEYDRIKLHSFLEYPHTSCGCFEVVGFYIPEVDAIGWVDRDFAGTAPNGLQFSTMAGQTGGGKQVVGFLGIGINYFRSPKFIQADGGWNRVVWMPKMLKEKIFQDIPEDLRDKIATEEDVKDIEALRNFLKEKKHPIIERWVEEEAEEEVKEEAPTQAAVPQAGFAAPQMMQMPANFMPSAMQMMGGGSGGVRIILKNAKVTVDKIIIQKQD
- the cdhB gene encoding CO dehydrogenase/acetyl-CoA synthase complex subunit epsilon, translating into MVDATKNTLVYTTWGRKTAKPVNPNVAAKMVSKAKRPLLVAGAEIVDNEQLAQRAVAIGKKGVQIAATGHSITVFHGKDVNAKYINIHALAHYLGDKNWKGFDGQGSYDMIVFLGHKKYYLDQVLSGFKNFSDLKTIAIERHFMQNATLSFGNLKPEVHVEALDEFIENL
- the cdhA gene encoding CO dehydrogenase/acetyl-CoA synthase complex subunit alpha codes for the protein MSKISTGHFSIEDLENVQITIGKIVGAIEKKVEEEGDMGPTPKPGVSGLRDWDHQVLSRYQPVYTPMCDQCCYCTFGKCDLGGNKEGACGINLGAHQSREFLLRVITGAAAHSGHGRHLLHYLIERYGRDHPLDLGPSNLLAPNVQMVTGIKPKTLGDLEEAIEYVEEQLTQLLATVHMGQEGAAIDFESKAMHGGMLDHVGMEISDLAQVSCLGMPKSDPDAPLAEIGMGCIDAAKPVLLVIGHNVAGVANMIDYMHENNLSDKIELGGLCCTAIDMIRYQMDKGGKPYAKVVGTLAKELKMIRSGIPDVIVVDEQCVRADVLEEAKRLSIPVITTNEKIMYGLRNRSKDKADAIIEDLASGKEAGALILDLDLVGEVAPRLALKVAPIRKEKGIKALPSDEELTALAAKCVHCGACELVCPNNLGIMDAMKACAEGDLTKFEILHDHCVACGRCDQDCPKDIPVLDVIEKASQKVISQEKGIVRSGRGQISDPEIRQEGVNLVMGTTPGIIALVGCSNYPEGTKDLYRLAEEMLKRNYIMVTSGCSAMDLGMYKDEEGKTLYERYPAKFLGGNLINVGSCVSNSHISGTAIKVAAIFAQRNITGNYEEIADYIMNRIGAVGVAWGAYSQKAVAIGTGCNRLGIPVVVGPHGSKYRRALIGKPYEEEHWKLYDARNGETLPIPASPEFMLTTVETVEELMPMLAKNCIRPSDNNMGRMIKLTHYIELSQKYLGQMPDDWHRFVRTETDLPLAKREELLKILEKEHGWEIDWKRKKIISGPTMKSDVSAQPTNLKRLCKGEC